A region of Vibrio chagasii DNA encodes the following proteins:
- the mukB gene encoding chromosome partition protein MukB, with protein sequence MIERGKYQSLTMVNWNGFFARTFDIDGLVTTLSGGNGAGKSTTMAAFITALIPDQSLLHFRNTTEAGSSQSSRDKGLYGKLQPGACYAALDVVNSRNQRLLFAVKLQQVAGRDKKVDIKPFVIQGLPSHVKPTDVLIQNVSDSHARVCQLNDVKAAVAQYEGAHFKAFSSIVDYHSQMFEYGVVPKKLRNSGDRSKFYRLIEASLYGGISSAITRSLRDYLLPQNGGVKKAFQDMESALRENRMTLEAIKTTQSDRDLFKHLITESTNYVAADYMRHANDRRNKLDQTMKFRGELFGSRETLLEQNNLLDRVQEELELLVDQESALEQDYQAASDHLQLVQTALRQQEKIARYSEDLEELNERLEEQMMVVEEAQERVLLAEEQATITEEEVDSLKTQLADYQQALDVQQTRALQYQQAVQALEKTKQLLGDESITAESALILVSELKAQEESSTQTLLATKHKLDMSSAASAQFDKALSLVKSIVGDVERKEASHSAKQALEKGRNAKHVVENEQQWRAQHRDMARDVAQQRQAKELATEYQKQHNISLTDEAVFEEERERHVMQIETLEYAQEELREAKSEQRRVQQNHDQEIQKLESIAPAWITANDVLESLRDQTEAELEDSQAVMTQMQQVLEYEKSQAVAKDQLATRRAELEQEIERLASPGGSNDPRLKGLADTLGGVLLSEIYDDITIGDAPYFSAMYGPARHAIVVSDLDGIKEKLIDLDDCPEDLYILEGDVDAFDDSSFNADELEGAVCVQLNDRQMRYSRFPEIPLFGRAAREQRLEKLREERDVVVENHAKAAFDSQKLNRLYQAFNSFVAKHLHVAFNADPEQALAVVREKRNQVVRSLAELDSKEQQQRSQLQQSKQAIAALDKLAPMVRILEDETLAERLAELEVQLERLSEAKSYLNTHGKALASLEQIVSALDADPEQFEALEAEYRQADNALQTLKGKVFALSDLIERRHYFAYADSVDLLNKSSELSEQLKAKLVQAEQARAKGRDGLKQAREQMNQYNQVLAALKSSHQAKQETVQEFKQELQEFGVNADEGAEERAVRRRDELQERLHTSRSRKSEYERTITSTELEMKALAKRLKKVQKEYTELRTFVVAAKAGWCSVLRLARENDVERRLHKRELAYLTAGELRSMSDKSLGALRLAVADNEDLRDSLRLSEDNAHPERKVLFYIAVYQHLRERIRQDIIHTDDPVEAIEEMEVELARLTEELTQRENRLAISSESVASIIKKTIQREQNRIRMLNQGLSNIYFGQVKGVRLNVKIRESHEILLSGLATQQEQHKDLFETTRFTFSEAMAKLFQRVNPHIDMGQRSPQVLGEELLDYRNYLELSVEVNRGSDGWLQAESGALSTGEAIGTGQSILLMVVQSWEEESRRLRSKDIVPCRLLFLDEAARLDAKSISTLFELCDRLGMQLLIAAPENISPEKGTTYKLVRKVFKDHEHVHVVGLRGFAQNKPASPVQELIEETE encoded by the coding sequence ATGATTGAAAGAGGTAAGTATCAATCATTAACCATGGTCAACTGGAACGGCTTCTTCGCTCGTACTTTTGATATTGATGGATTGGTTACAACGCTTTCTGGCGGTAACGGTGCAGGTAAGTCGACCACAATGGCGGCATTCATTACAGCACTTATCCCTGACCAAAGCCTTCTGCACTTCCGTAACACCACGGAAGCGGGTAGCTCACAGTCATCTCGTGATAAAGGCCTTTACGGTAAGCTTCAGCCAGGCGCATGTTATGCCGCGCTGGATGTGGTGAACTCTCGCAACCAGCGCCTACTGTTTGCAGTAAAACTGCAGCAAGTTGCTGGTCGTGACAAGAAAGTAGACATCAAGCCGTTCGTTATCCAAGGCCTTCCAAGCCATGTAAAACCAACTGATGTGCTTATCCAGAACGTTTCAGACAGCCACGCACGTGTATGTCAGTTAAATGATGTCAAAGCCGCAGTTGCACAATACGAAGGCGCACACTTCAAAGCGTTTTCTTCGATTGTGGATTACCACTCGCAGATGTTCGAATACGGTGTGGTACCGAAGAAACTGCGTAATAGCGGCGACCGTTCTAAGTTCTACCGCCTGATTGAGGCATCACTTTACGGTGGTATTTCAAGCGCAATTACACGTTCTCTGCGTGATTACCTTCTGCCGCAAAATGGTGGTGTGAAGAAAGCATTCCAAGATATGGAATCGGCACTGCGTGAGAACCGCATGACGCTAGAAGCGATCAAGACAACTCAGTCGGATCGTGACTTGTTCAAGCACTTGATCACTGAATCGACCAACTACGTGGCAGCAGACTATATGCGCCATGCGAACGATCGTCGCAACAAGCTTGATCAAACCATGAAGTTCCGTGGTGAGCTGTTTGGTTCGCGTGAAACTTTACTTGAGCAAAACAACCTGTTGGATCGCGTTCAAGAAGAGCTTGAACTGCTGGTGGATCAAGAATCAGCGCTAGAGCAAGACTACCAAGCGGCATCGGATCATCTTCAATTGGTTCAAACTGCACTTCGTCAGCAAGAGAAAATTGCTCGCTATAGCGAAGATCTAGAAGAGCTTAATGAGCGTCTAGAAGAGCAGATGATGGTGGTTGAGGAAGCTCAAGAGCGAGTACTTCTTGCTGAAGAGCAGGCAACTATCACCGAAGAAGAAGTGGATAGCTTGAAAACTCAGCTTGCTGATTACCAACAAGCGTTGGATGTTCAGCAGACACGCGCACTTCAATACCAGCAAGCGGTTCAAGCACTAGAGAAAACCAAGCAGTTACTGGGTGATGAATCGATTACTGCAGAAAGTGCGTTAATTTTAGTTTCTGAGCTGAAAGCACAAGAAGAATCAAGCACACAGACTCTACTGGCAACGAAGCATAAGCTAGACATGTCTTCTGCAGCTTCGGCACAGTTCGACAAAGCGCTGTCTTTGGTTAAGAGCATTGTTGGTGACGTTGAGCGTAAAGAAGCGTCTCATAGCGCTAAGCAAGCTCTAGAAAAAGGCCGCAACGCTAAACATGTTGTTGAAAACGAACAGCAATGGCGTGCTCAGCACCGCGATATGGCTCGTGACGTAGCGCAGCAACGTCAAGCGAAAGAGCTAGCAACTGAATACCAAAAGCAACACAACATTTCACTGACTGACGAAGCGGTTTTCGAAGAAGAACGTGAACGTCATGTCATGCAGATCGAAACGCTTGAGTATGCTCAAGAAGAGCTGCGTGAAGCGAAGAGTGAGCAACGTCGTGTTCAGCAAAACCACGATCAAGAGATTCAAAAACTTGAGTCAATTGCTCCTGCGTGGATCACAGCAAACGATGTACTTGAGTCGTTGAGAGATCAAACCGAAGCTGAGCTAGAAGATAGCCAAGCTGTGATGACGCAAATGCAGCAAGTGCTTGAATATGAAAAATCTCAAGCGGTGGCTAAAGATCAACTGGCAACGCGCCGAGCTGAACTTGAGCAAGAGATCGAGCGTCTAGCATCACCGGGTGGTTCAAATGATCCTCGTTTGAAAGGTTTAGCTGACACCCTTGGTGGCGTGCTGCTTTCTGAGATCTACGACGACATCACGATTGGCGACGCACCATACTTCAGTGCGATGTATGGTCCGGCTCGTCACGCGATTGTGGTTTCGGATCTTGATGGCATTAAAGAGAAATTGATTGATCTTGATGATTGTCCTGAAGACCTTTACATCCTTGAAGGTGATGTAGATGCGTTTGATGACAGCTCATTCAATGCCGATGAGTTAGAAGGCGCGGTGTGTGTTCAATTGAACGATCGCCAAATGCGTTACTCTCGTTTTCCTGAGATCCCACTGTTTGGTCGTGCAGCTCGTGAGCAGCGATTAGAGAAACTGCGTGAAGAGCGCGATGTGGTTGTTGAGAATCACGCGAAAGCTGCGTTTGACTCTCAAAAACTGAACCGTTTATACCAAGCATTCAACAGCTTTGTAGCGAAGCACCTGCACGTTGCGTTTAATGCAGATCCAGAGCAAGCACTTGCAGTCGTTCGTGAGAAACGTAACCAAGTTGTACGTTCATTGGCTGAACTGGATTCGAAAGAGCAACAGCAACGTAGCCAGCTTCAACAAAGTAAACAGGCGATTGCTGCGCTTGATAAGTTAGCGCCTATGGTTCGTATTCTAGAAGACGAAACATTAGCTGAGCGCTTGGCTGAACTAGAAGTACAACTAGAACGCCTGAGCGAAGCTAAGTCTTACCTGAACACTCATGGCAAAGCACTTGCGTCACTAGAGCAAATCGTTTCTGCACTAGACGCTGACCCAGAGCAATTTGAAGCTTTGGAAGCAGAGTATCGCCAAGCGGACAACGCGCTGCAAACGTTAAAAGGCAAAGTGTTCGCACTGTCTGATCTGATTGAACGTCGTCACTACTTTGCCTACGCAGACTCAGTTGACCTGCTTAACAAGAGCAGTGAATTGAGTGAGCAACTAAAAGCAAAACTGGTTCAAGCAGAACAAGCTCGTGCGAAAGGCCGCGATGGCTTGAAGCAAGCTCGCGAACAGATGAACCAGTACAACCAAGTATTGGCAGCGCTGAAGAGCTCGCATCAGGCGAAGCAAGAGACTGTTCAAGAGTTCAAACAAGAGCTTCAAGAGTTCGGCGTGAACGCTGATGAAGGTGCTGAAGAGCGCGCGGTTCGTCGTCGTGATGAACTTCAAGAGCGTCTGCATACTTCTCGTAGCCGTAAGAGCGAATACGAACGCACGATTACCTCAACTGAACTTGAGATGAAAGCACTGGCTAAGCGTCTTAAGAAAGTACAGAAAGAGTACACAGAGCTTCGTACCTTCGTTGTTGCAGCAAAAGCAGGTTGGTGTTCAGTATTGCGTTTAGCTCGTGAGAATGACGTTGAACGTCGTCTACACAAGCGTGAACTGGCTTACCTAACAGCTGGTGAACTTCGCTCAATGTCGGATAAATCACTGGGTGCACTGCGTCTGGCTGTGGCTGACAATGAAGACCTACGCGATTCACTGCGCCTATCTGAAGATAACGCACATCCAGAGCGTAAGGTTCTGTTCTACATTGCGGTATACCAACATCTTCGCGAGCGTATTCGCCAAGACATCATTCATACGGATGATCCGGTTGAAGCAATTGAAGAGATGGAAGTTGAGCTAGCTCGACTAACAGAAGAACTGACGCAGCGTGAAAACCGTCTCGCAATCAGCTCTGAGTCGGTAGCAAGCATCATTAAGAAGACGATTCAGCGCGAGCAGAACCGTATTCGAATGCTAAACCAAGGTCTGTCGAACATTTACTTTGGTCAGGTTAAGGGCGTACGTCTGAACGTTAAGATCCGTGAAAGTCATGAAATCTTGCTATCAGGCCTAGCGACTCAACAAGAGCAGCATAAAGACTTGTTCGAAACGACTCGTTTCACCTTCTCAGAAGCGATGGCGAAGTTGTTCCAACGTGTGAATCCACATATCGATATGGGCCAACGTTCTCCGCAGGTTCTGGGTGAAGAGCTACTGGATTACCGTAACTACCTAGAGCTAAGTGTTGAAGTTAACCGTGGTTCGGATGGTTGGCTACAAGCTGAATCGGGCGCACTGTCTACCGGTGAGGCAATTGGTACTGGTCAATCTATCCTACTGATGGTGGTTCAGAGCTGGGAAGAAGAGTCTCGTCGACTTCGTAGCAAAGATATTGTTCCATGTCGCTTGTTGTTCCTTGATGAAGCAGCACGTCTGGATGCGAAGTCTATCTCTACACTGTTTGAACTGTGTGACCGTTTAGGTATGCAGCTTCTGATTGCAGCGCCAGAGAACATCAGCCCAGAGAAGGGTACAACTTACAAACTGGTACGTAAGGTCTTCAAAGATCACGAACACGTACACGTTGTTGGTCTGCGCGGATTTGCTCAGAATAAGCCAGCCTCTCCAGTTCAAGAGCTTATCGAAGAAACTGAATAA
- the fdhF gene encoding formate dehydrogenase subunit alpha yields the protein MIQIVIDGKFRIVEQGQTVLEAAKTCGLEIPSLCGLNKTGDKVPCDLCVVEVDGVGMTRSCEIEVSNGLNITTQSKQLTSHRQGALNRIMADHYADCEAPCQTACPAGVDIQSYLHHIAQNDHTKAIEVIKKTLPMPLSIGRVCPAFCETECRRNLVDDSIAIRQLKRHAADADLAAQESYMPAKKTSKGKSIAIVGSGPGGLTAGYYLSNEGYDVSVYESMPKAGGWLRYGIPEYRLPKSILDKEIELMCRNGMVVECDKKLGVDFTLSDLSRDFDAVCLAVGASQAVEMNYPGSDLGGCYLGVDYLKDYVTDKNFTTGKKVAVIGGGNTAIDCARTAVRDGADTTLIYRRTRDEMPAEDYEIEEAEHEGVKFHFLTNPAENISDENGHVSEIRLERMALGPADASGRRSPKPTGEFFVEAFDTVIAAVSQKPDLSFMDSEEIDIPLTRWNTADADPQTMHTGTGNIFSIGDFRRGPATAVEAVGDGRIAAQAIDRFFNGDMDNIPAKPFNSRKHKQLKAVDSEQYKSIQRMARKIMPELTPEQREQSFEEVETGFDNADAIAEAARCLECGCQANTNCDLRDYSTEYKATQTHPEYKIDIASNESWQAIRAEEAKVGSTRQKFAVDSSSEFIIFDANRCISCGQCIQACREQNVHGVLSFMNQADGKPASRPECRPNFGANQTLMGDSNCVQCGSCIQACPTGAMVDARDRKQGDTDVLKKVDTICTYCGVGCKLTMHIDEAKNKIRYIEGGDSPVNEGMLCVKGRFGFDFVSSDARLTTPLIRKDGWLQPASWEKAITLIADKFTAIKQGFGSNALAGFSSAKATNEDNYAFQKFIRRELGTNNVDHCARLCHASTVTGLEASLGSGAMTNDIPSIKHSDVIFIIGSDTTSAHPIIGSHIKQAVRHNGARLIVADPKRIDIADHAELYLAHRPGTDVMLINGVMQQIIKHGWYDQEYIEDRVDGFDTLLQEVMSPSYSLDKVELVTGVKAEDIFAMARLIGTAKRTAVYYSMGITQHTTGHDNVRSIANLQLLCGNIGIEGGGINPLRGQSNVQGACDMGALPNNLPGYQKVYNPMVRQKFAMEWGITDLPAETGLTLTEIIDGACNREVRALYVMGENPVLSDPNQAHVIEGLEALDFLVVQDIFLTETAQYADVVLPSCSFAEKSGHFTNTERRVQRINPAVLPPGEAKEDWAIIQMLANAMGGGWSYQSVADITNEIARVTPQYAGLRWENITVNGVQWPSNKNNPDGTRIMHQTQFTRGRGQMEAIPFRYAAELPDEEYPLVLTTGRILEQFHTGTMTRKTKGLDNLAGPRAMVSVHDAEALGISNGQMLRVSTRRGEIEIAAFVTKRMQKGVVFIPFHFVESPVNRLTTTATDPHAKIPEFKVAAVRIDPMCEPEVKTAQAEA from the coding sequence ATGATTCAGATCGTTATTGATGGGAAATTTCGAATCGTCGAACAAGGGCAGACCGTGCTTGAGGCGGCAAAAACATGTGGTCTAGAGATCCCATCTCTATGCGGTTTGAATAAGACAGGGGACAAAGTCCCGTGCGATCTGTGTGTGGTTGAAGTGGATGGTGTGGGAATGACTCGTTCCTGCGAGATTGAAGTATCCAATGGCTTGAATATTACTACTCAATCTAAACAGCTAACCTCTCACAGGCAGGGTGCGTTGAATCGAATCATGGCAGACCATTATGCTGACTGTGAAGCGCCATGCCAAACCGCTTGCCCGGCGGGAGTTGATATCCAGTCTTACCTACATCACATTGCACAAAATGATCATACCAAAGCAATCGAAGTGATTAAGAAAACGCTGCCAATGCCGCTCTCTATTGGTCGTGTATGTCCCGCGTTTTGTGAAACGGAATGTCGAAGAAATCTAGTCGATGATTCGATTGCGATTCGCCAGCTCAAACGACATGCAGCCGATGCTGATTTGGCTGCTCAAGAGAGCTACATGCCAGCGAAGAAGACGAGTAAAGGCAAAAGTATAGCGATAGTCGGTAGTGGACCCGGTGGCTTAACAGCGGGCTATTACCTATCCAATGAGGGCTATGATGTCAGTGTCTATGAATCGATGCCTAAAGCTGGTGGTTGGTTGCGTTATGGCATCCCAGAATATCGCTTACCAAAGTCCATTCTAGATAAAGAAATCGAACTGATGTGTCGTAACGGAATGGTTGTAGAGTGTGATAAGAAGCTCGGTGTCGATTTTACCTTGTCAGATCTTAGTCGTGATTTCGATGCGGTCTGCTTAGCTGTAGGTGCATCACAAGCCGTTGAAATGAATTATCCAGGTAGTGACCTTGGCGGCTGTTATCTAGGTGTTGATTATCTAAAAGACTATGTGACTGACAAAAACTTCACTACGGGCAAAAAGGTGGCGGTGATTGGTGGTGGTAATACCGCAATTGACTGCGCACGAACCGCAGTGCGTGATGGTGCTGATACCACACTCATCTATCGTCGCACGCGAGACGAAATGCCAGCTGAAGATTACGAAATCGAAGAAGCGGAGCATGAAGGTGTTAAGTTCCACTTTTTGACCAACCCAGCTGAAAACATTTCCGATGAAAATGGCCATGTATCTGAAATTCGATTAGAACGCATGGCGCTTGGTCCTGCTGATGCGTCCGGTCGTCGTAGCCCTAAACCAACAGGGGAGTTCTTTGTTGAAGCGTTCGATACGGTTATTGCTGCTGTGTCGCAAAAGCCAGACCTAAGCTTCATGGATAGCGAAGAGATTGATATCCCACTAACTCGCTGGAACACCGCAGATGCTGATCCGCAAACCATGCACACAGGTACGGGTAATATATTTAGTATCGGTGATTTCAGACGTGGTCCAGCGACTGCAGTAGAAGCAGTAGGAGACGGGCGAATTGCTGCACAAGCGATCGACCGATTCTTCAATGGCGATATGGATAATATCCCTGCCAAACCGTTTAACTCTAGAAAGCATAAGCAGCTTAAAGCGGTCGATTCTGAGCAATATAAATCGATACAACGCATGGCGCGTAAGATTATGCCAGAGCTGACGCCAGAGCAGCGTGAGCAAAGCTTTGAAGAAGTCGAAACTGGTTTTGACAATGCCGATGCCATTGCAGAAGCGGCAAGATGTTTAGAGTGTGGTTGCCAAGCGAACACTAACTGCGACCTACGAGATTATTCAACCGAATACAAAGCAACGCAGACACATCCAGAATACAAAATCGATATTGCTTCAAATGAGAGCTGGCAAGCTATTCGCGCAGAAGAAGCGAAAGTTGGTTCCACAAGACAGAAGTTTGCTGTCGACAGTAGTTCTGAATTTATTATTTTCGATGCCAACCGCTGCATCAGTTGTGGCCAGTGTATTCAAGCCTGTCGTGAACAGAATGTTCATGGCGTCCTAAGTTTCATGAATCAAGCTGATGGCAAGCCAGCTTCAAGACCTGAGTGTCGCCCTAATTTTGGGGCGAACCAGACTTTAATGGGTGACTCGAACTGTGTTCAATGCGGTTCTTGTATTCAAGCCTGTCCAACAGGTGCCATGGTGGATGCTCGTGATAGAAAGCAAGGCGACACCGACGTTCTTAAGAAGGTCGATACCATCTGCACCTACTGTGGTGTGGGCTGTAAGCTAACCATGCATATCGATGAAGCGAAGAATAAGATTCGTTATATCGAAGGTGGTGACTCTCCGGTTAACGAAGGCATGCTTTGTGTTAAGGGACGTTTTGGTTTTGACTTCGTGAGTAGTGATGCTCGCCTCACAACCCCATTGATTCGTAAAGATGGTTGGTTGCAACCTGCGAGTTGGGAAAAAGCCATCACGCTCATTGCCGATAAGTTCACTGCGATAAAACAAGGCTTTGGTAGCAATGCGCTAGCAGGGTTCTCTTCAGCGAAAGCCACCAATGAAGATAACTATGCGTTCCAAAAATTCATTCGACGTGAGCTTGGGACTAACAACGTCGACCACTGTGCTCGCCTTTGTCATGCCTCGACAGTGACTGGACTTGAGGCTTCGCTTGGCAGTGGGGCAATGACCAATGATATCCCAAGCATCAAACACTCGGATGTCATCTTCATCATCGGTTCTGATACTACATCCGCACACCCGATTATTGGCTCGCACATAAAGCAGGCGGTAAGACATAACGGTGCGCGTTTGATTGTCGCAGACCCTAAAAGAATCGATATTGCCGATCATGCTGAGCTTTACTTAGCACATCGACCGGGTACAGACGTGATGCTAATTAACGGTGTGATGCAGCAAATCATCAAACATGGTTGGTATGACCAAGAATATATCGAAGATCGTGTGGACGGCTTTGATACCCTGTTGCAAGAGGTGATGTCGCCAAGTTACTCCCTAGACAAAGTAGAACTGGTGACTGGCGTTAAAGCTGAAGATATCTTCGCGATGGCGCGCTTGATTGGTACCGCAAAGCGAACCGCGGTGTATTACTCCATGGGCATTACGCAACACACGACTGGGCACGATAATGTTCGCTCCATTGCTAACCTGCAGCTCCTCTGTGGCAACATCGGCATCGAAGGGGGCGGTATCAACCCGTTACGCGGTCAATCCAATGTTCAAGGCGCGTGTGATATGGGAGCATTGCCAAATAACCTACCTGGGTATCAGAAGGTCTATAACCCTATGGTGCGTCAAAAGTTTGCGATGGAGTGGGGCATTACTGATTTACCAGCGGAGACGGGGCTAACACTCACCGAAATTATTGACGGTGCATGTAACCGAGAAGTTCGAGCCTTGTACGTGATGGGTGAAAACCCTGTGCTAAGCGATCCAAATCAAGCGCACGTGATCGAAGGACTTGAGGCGTTGGATTTCCTTGTTGTGCAAGACATCTTCTTAACGGAAACGGCGCAATATGCGGATGTGGTTTTGCCATCTTGCTCATTTGCAGAAAAGTCAGGTCACTTTACGAATACTGAGCGACGCGTGCAGCGTATCAATCCTGCGGTGTTACCTCCAGGGGAAGCGAAGGAAGATTGGGCTATCATTCAAATGCTGGCTAATGCCATGGGTGGTGGCTGGAGCTATCAGTCGGTTGCCGATATCACTAACGAGATAGCTCGCGTAACACCACAGTACGCAGGTTTACGTTGGGAGAATATCACGGTGAATGGTGTGCAGTGGCCAAGCAATAAGAACAACCCTGATGGCACTCGTATCATGCACCAAACCCAGTTTACTCGTGGACGTGGCCAAATGGAGGCAATTCCGTTTCGTTATGCTGCAGAGCTTCCGGACGAAGAGTACCCGTTGGTGCTCACGACAGGGCGTATTTTAGAGCAGTTCCATACCGGAACTATGACACGTAAAACTAAAGGATTGGATAACCTAGCGGGGCCGCGAGCTATGGTCAGTGTTCATGATGCCGAGGCGTTAGGGATTTCCAATGGTCAAATGCTTAGGGTATCAACACGTCGCGGCGAGATTGAGATTGCAGCGTTTGTGACGAAGCGAATGCAAAAAGGGGTGGTGTTTATTCCTTTCCATTTCGTGGAGTCTCCAGTGAACCGTTTGACGACAACCGCGACCGATCCGCATGCCAAGATCCCAGAATTCAAGGTGGCGGCAGTACGCATTGACCCAATGTGTGAACCTGAAGTTAAAACTGCACAGGCAGAAGCCTAG